A stretch of the Alnus glutinosa chromosome 6, dhAlnGlut1.1, whole genome shotgun sequence genome encodes the following:
- the LOC133870717 gene encoding uncharacterized protein LOC133870717 isoform X1 → MESPDTKATRSPPPPQELEPEPEPKKLKMSTTTTTSDDEDPSTATSGPGTTKKQRYKRRKVAILFAYCGVGYQGMQKNPGAKTIESDLEEALYLSGAVPEQDRNNPKRYDWARSARTDKGVSAVGQVVSGRFYIDPPGLVERLNSNTSSQIRIFGYKRVTGSFSAKKFCDRRRYVYLIPVFALDPSSHRDRESVLASLGSGNELVKCLQCSERGRKVVGIMGRRNLEFKPASSDSGISSNSGDAVHESNVKEENTVYLENDGNDKLKSESTEEPKVVDDNRPSEIAVETVIAAQNELTDEKVNGEEEVAKGSGFCYGEKERERFNRILKLYVGTHNFHNFTTRTKAEDPAAQRFIISFEANTTVTVEGIEFVKCEVVGQSFMLHQIRKMIGVAVAIMRNCAPEALIEKALQKDVNINVPTAPEVGLYLDECFFTSYNKKWKDSHEEVSIKAYEEEAEDFKMKQIYSHIATTEHKEGAVALWLHSLNHRNYPDLRVVNDEDPNNGKSVEMENMAE, encoded by the exons ATGGAAAGCCCAGATACCAAAGCCACAAGATCTCCACCACCGCCACAAGAACTCGAACCCGAACCCGAACCCAAGAAGCTCAAAATgtcaaccaccaccaccacctcggACGACGAAGACCCCAGCACCGCCACTAGCGGACCCGGAACCACCAAAAAGCAAAGATACAAGCGCCGGAAAGTCGCGATCCTCTTCGCGTATTGCGGCGTCGGCTACCAAGGCATGCAAAAGAACCCAGGTGCCAAAACAATCGAATCCGACCTCGAAGAAGCGCTGTACCTCTCCGGCGCGGTGCCCGAGCAGGACCGCAACAACCCCAAGCGCTACGATTGGGCTCGCTCTGCCCGGACCGACAAGGGGGTTAGCGCCGTGGGCCAGGTCGTCTCGGGCCGGTTCTACATCGACCCGCCGGGCCTCGTCGAGCGGCTAAACTCGAATACCTCCTCTCAGATCCGGATCTTCGGGTACAAGCGCGTTACGGGGTCGTTTAGCGCAAAGAAGTTCTGCGATCGGAGGAGGTACGTGTATCTAATACCCGTGTTTGCGCTTGATCCCTCTTCGCATCGCGATAGAGAGAGCGTTTTGGCTAGTTTGGGGTCTGGGAATGAGCTCGTTAAGTGCTTGCAATGTTCCGAGAGAGGCCGTAAGGTCGTAGGTATAATGGGTAGGCGTAATTTAGAATTTAAACCCGCGAGTTCCGATTCAGGCATTTCGTCGAACAGTGGGGATGCCGTGCATGAATCTAACGTCAAAGAGGAAAACACGGTTTATTTGGAAAATGACGGCAATGATAAGTTGAAGTCTGAATCTACGGAGGAACCTAAGGTTGTAGATGACAACAGACCTTCTGAAATTGCGGTTGAAACTGTAATTGCTGCCCAAAACGAGCTTACTGATGAGAAAGTAAATGGAGAGGAGGAGGTTGCAAAGGGAAGTGGGTTTTGTTATGGTgagaaggagagggagaggTTTAATAGGATCTTGAAGCTCTATGTGGGGACTCATAACTTCCATAACTTCACCACTAGAACAAAAGCCGAGGACCCTGCTGCTCAGCGCTTCATTATTTCGTTTGAAGCAAACACCACAGTTACGGTTGAGGGTATCGAGTTTGTCAAGTGTGAGGTTGTGGGGCAGAGCTTCATGCTTCATCAGATTCGGAAAATGATTGGGGTTGCTGTGGCTATCATGAGGAATTGTGCTCCAGAGGCATTGATAGAAAAAGCTTTGCAAAA GGATGTTAACATTAATGTGCCTACAGCTCCTGAGGTTGGTTTGTATTTGGATGAGTGCTTCTTTACATCATATAACAAGAAATGGAAAGACAGCCATGAAGAGGTGTCAATCAAAGCATATGAAGAAGAGGCAGAGGACTTCAAAATGAAGCAAATATACTCTCACATTGCCACAACGGAGCATAAAGAAGGAGCTGTGGCCCTCTGGTTGCATTCTCTGAACCACCGTAATTATCCAGATTTACGCGTTGTCAATGATGAAGACCCAAATAATGGGAAAAGTGTTGAAATGGAGAACATGGCTGAGTAA
- the LOC133870716 gene encoding pentatricopeptide repeat-containing protein At2g33680, translating to MSVIALSSQYRSFFTALSEYTHQKDLRKGKALHAQIIKTASSTCVYLANSLINFYAKCGHLVKATFVFEKISDKDVVSWNCLINGYSQQGPTGSSFVMELFRRMRAENTVPKAHTFAGVFTAASSTSDIFGGRQAHALAIKTASLCDVFVGSSLLNMYCKSGLLLEARKVFDKMPERNSVSWATIISGYAMQRMAGDALELFELMRQEEEDENEFVLTSVLSALASPEFVNIGRQIHCLASKGGLLSFVSVENALVTMYAKCGSLDDALKTFEESSDKNSITWSAMITGFAQSGDSHKALNLFLHMHLSGTKPSEFTFVGVINACSDIGTVVEGKQMHGYSLKMGYESQIYIMTALVDMYAKCGSIADARKGFDYLQEPDIVLWTSMIGGYVQNGENEAALNLYCRMQMDGIMPNELTMASVLKACSSLAALEQGRQIHAGIVKHGFSLEVPIGSALSTMYAKCGSLEDGGFVFRRMPMRDVVSWNAMISGLSQNGRGHEALELFEEMQLEGTKPDYVTFVNILSACSHMGSVEQGWVYFEMMFDKFGLVPRVEHYACLVDILSRAGKFNEAKEFIESATVDHGMCLWRILLSACRNYRNYELGAYAGEKLMELGSQESSAYILLSSIYTSLGKWEDVERVRRLMKLRGVNKDPGCSWIDLQSITHVFVAGEQMHPQIGEIRAELRMLTKQMKDEGFQNELEQAAMG from the exons ATGAGTGTCATCGCTCTTTCGTCTCAGTATCGCTCTTTCTTCACCGCGCTTTCAGAATATACCCATCAAAAGGACCTACGAAAAGGCAAGGCTCTCCACGCTCAGATCATCAAGACCGCTTCGTCTACGTGCGTATACCTTGCTAACAGCCTCATCAACTTCTACGCCAAGTGTGGGCACTTGGTTAAAGCCACGTTTGTGTTTGAGAAAATAAGCGACAAAGACGTGGTCTCATGGAACTGCCTCATCAATGGCTACTCTCAACAGGGCCCTACAGGGTCTTCCTTTGTCATGGAACTCTTCCGACGTATGAGGGCAGAGAATACTGTTCCAAAAGCCCACACTTTTGCCGGGGTTTTCACTGCCGCTTCAAGTACGTCGGACATTTTCGGTGGTCGGCAAGCTCATGCGCTTGCTATCAAGACTGCGAGTTTGTGCGATGTTTTTGTTGGGAGCTCGCTTCTAAATATGTACTGCAAATCGGGTCTTCTTTTGGAAGCTCGCaaggtgtttgataaaatgccGGAGAGGAATTCAGTTTCTTGGGCTACAATTATTTCTGGGTATGCAATGCAACGAATGGCTGGAGATGCTTTGGAGCTTTTTGAATTGATGCGTCAGGAAGAGGAGGATGAGAATGAGTTTGTTTTGACTAGTGTTCTTAGTGCATTGGCGAGTCCTGAATTTGTCAACATTGGTAGGCAAATTCATTGCCTTGCATCTAAAGGTGGGTTGTTATCATTTGTTTCTGTTGAAAACGCTCTTGTTACAATGTATGCAAAATGTGGGAGTTTAGATGACGCGCTTAAGACGTTTGAAGAGTCTAGTGATAAGAATTCAATCACGTGGTCAGCAATGATTACGGGTTTTGCCCAAAGTGGGGATTCTCATAAGgctttgaatttgtttttacATATGCATCTCTCTGGGACTAAGCCTAGTGAGTTTACTTTTGTTGGGGTCATCAATGCTTGTAGTGACATTGGTACTGTTGTAGAAGGAAAGCAAATGCATGGCTATTCCTTGAAGATGGGATATGAatcccaaatatatattatgacAGCTTTGGTTGACATGTATGCAAAATGTGGTAGCATAGCTGATGCTCGGAAGGGATTTGATTATTTACAAGAACCTGATATTGTTCTGTGGACTTCTATGATTGGAGGATATGTACAAAACGGCGAGAATGAAGCTGCTCTGAATTTGTACTGTAGGATGCAGATGGATGGTATTATGCCCAATGAGCTTACCATGGCCAGTGTCCTCAAAGCATGTTCGAGTCTTGCTGCTTTGGAGCAAGGAAGGCAAATTCATGCCGGTATCGTTAAGCATGGATTTAGTCTTGAAGTTCCAATTGGAAGTGCTCTTTCGACCATGTATGCAAAGTGTGGGAGTTTGGAAGATGGGGGCTTTGTGTTTCGGAGGATGCCTATGAGGGATGTGGTGTCATGGAATGCAATGATATCTGGCCTTTCTCAAAATGGGCGTGGTCATGAAGCTTTAGAACTATTTGAGGAGATGCAACTGGAGGGCACAAAGCCAGATTACGTGACATTTGTGAATATTCTCTCTGCTTGTAGCCACATGGGATCAGTGGAGCAAGGTTGGGTTTATTTCGAGATGATGTTTGATAAATTTGGCTTAGTTCCAAGAGTAGAGCACTATGCTTGCTTGGTTGATATCTTGAGCCGTGCAGGAAAGTTCAATGAGGCTAAAGAATTTATTGAATCTGCAACTGTTGATCATGGTATGTGTTTATGGCGCATCTTATTATCTGCTTGTAGGAACTACCGTAATTATGAATTGGGAGCCTATGCTGGAGAAAAGCTAATGGAGCTTGGCTCACAAGAATCATCTGCGTATATTTTGTTGTCAAGCATCTATACTTCCTTGGGTAAGTGGGAAGATGTGGAACGGGTTAGAAGGTTGATGAAACTCCGAGGGGTGAATAAGGACCCTGGGTGTAGCTGGATCGACCTGCAGAGTATTACTCATGTGTTTGTTGCAGGAGAGCAGATGCACCCACAGATTGGAGAAATACGTGCAGAGCTACGGATGTTAACCAAACAAATGAAGGATGAAG GTTTTCAGAATGAACTGGAGCAGGCCGCAATGGGGTAG
- the LOC133872067 gene encoding F-box protein SKIP23-like, with protein MAVDWTQLPRELVESIADKLTIYADYLQFRAVCHSWRSSVPNTPRHLPPQLPWLMLPLVQSNRSHRAFFDLSARKLHHLQLLEATSHRKRSCGSSHGWLVILDESPAVLLLNPLTRARFHLPPLSAFPNIVSFNYSEVGMEYALRAVSGEIYRRSLREMRDTFIKKVVLSSAPLNNNFIALAILNYYHLLAYCKNGDRSWSFIHGANFFCEDVIYYNDLFYAVDKNGAIAVCDVNGASPRVSVIRPPLQLDGDMQYLVNSGDDELLLVTRYVDLQYDDIDPYAPIVFYKTMRFEVFKMNWSEPLWERVTSLGDRMLFIGESTSMSFLASNFRGCLGNCIYFTDDCEFYDGSFGDYDLGIFKLWDGSIEPLPCYPRNPHSQTHWPPIWVTPNPC; from the coding sequence ATGGCCGTTGACTGGACGCAACTCCCGCGAGAACTCGTGGAATCAATCGCCGACAAACTCACGATCTACGCCGACTACCTCCAATTCCGCGCCGTCTGTCACAGCTGGCGATCCTCCGTCCCAAACACCCCGCGCCACCTCCCTCCTCAGCTCCCATGGCTAATGCTTCCCCTGGTGCAATCCAACCGATCCCATCGTGCGTTCTTCGACCTCTCGGCCCGCAAACTCCACCATCTCCAGCTCTTGGAGGCCACCTCGCACCGCAAGCGCAGCTGCGGCTCGTCCCACGGCTGGCTCGTGATCCTCGACGAGTCTCCAGCGGTCCTTCTCCTCAACCCTCTCACCCGAGCGAGGTTCCACCTCCCTCCGCTCTCGGCCTTCCCCAATATCGTGAGCTTCAACTACTCCGAAGTAGGTATGGAATACGCTCTACGGGCCGTTTCCGGTGAGATCTACCGGCGTAGTTTGCGGGAAATGCGCGACACCTTTATTAAGAAAGTAGTTCTCTCCTCTGCGCCACTCAACAACAACTTCATCGCGCTGGCGATTCTCAACTACTACCATCTTTTAGCATACTGTAAGAACGGCGATCGATCATGGAGTTTCATACACGGTGCGAATTTTTTCTGCGAGGACGTTATATATTATAACGACCTATTCTACGCGGTGGATAAGAACGGCGCAATTGCGGTGTGCGATGTAAACGGTGCGTCGCCGAGGGTTTCGGTTATTAGACCGCCGTTACAATTGGACGGCGACATGCAGTATTTGGTGAACTCAGGGGACGACGAGTTGTTGTTGGTGACACGGTATGTGGATCTGCAATATGATGATATTGATCCTTATGCGCCTATCGTATTCTACAAAACGATGCGTTTTGAGGTTTTCAAAATGAATTGGAGCGAGCCACTGTGGGAGAGGGTTACAAGCTTGGGTGATCGGATGTTGTTTATAGGGGAAAGCACATCGATGTCGTTTTTGGCTTCTAATTTTAGGGGATGTTTAGGGAATTGTATCTATTTCACGGATGATTGTGAATTCTATGATGGTTCTTTTGGAGACTATGATTTGGGCATCTTCAAGTTGTGGGATGGGAGCATTGAACCTTTACCTTGTTACCCGCGAAATCCGCATTCTCAGACCCATTGGCCTCCAATTTGGGTTACGCCAAATCCGTGCTAA
- the LOC133870717 gene encoding uncharacterized protein LOC133870717 isoform X2, protein MESPDTKATRSPPPPQELEPEPEPKKLKMSTTTTTSDDEDPSTATSGPGTTKKQRYKRRKVAILFAYCGVGYQGMQKNPGAKTIESDLEEALYLSGAVPEQDRNNPKRYDWARSARTDKGVSAVGQVVSGRFYIDPPGLVERLNSNTSSQIRIFGYKRVTGSFSAKKFCDRRRYVYLIPVFALDPSSHRDRESVLASLGSGNELVKCLQCSERGRKVVGIMGRRNLEFKPASSDSGISSNSGDAVHESNVKEENTVYLENDGNDKLKSESTEEPKVVDDNRPSEIAVETVIAAQNELTDEKVNGEEEVAKGSGFCYGEKERERFNRILKLYVGTHNFHNFTTRTKAEDPAAQRFIISFEANTTVTVEGIEFVKCEVVGQSFMLHQIRKMIGVAVAIMRNCAPEALIEKALQNS, encoded by the exons ATGGAAAGCCCAGATACCAAAGCCACAAGATCTCCACCACCGCCACAAGAACTCGAACCCGAACCCGAACCCAAGAAGCTCAAAATgtcaaccaccaccaccacctcggACGACGAAGACCCCAGCACCGCCACTAGCGGACCCGGAACCACCAAAAAGCAAAGATACAAGCGCCGGAAAGTCGCGATCCTCTTCGCGTATTGCGGCGTCGGCTACCAAGGCATGCAAAAGAACCCAGGTGCCAAAACAATCGAATCCGACCTCGAAGAAGCGCTGTACCTCTCCGGCGCGGTGCCCGAGCAGGACCGCAACAACCCCAAGCGCTACGATTGGGCTCGCTCTGCCCGGACCGACAAGGGGGTTAGCGCCGTGGGCCAGGTCGTCTCGGGCCGGTTCTACATCGACCCGCCGGGCCTCGTCGAGCGGCTAAACTCGAATACCTCCTCTCAGATCCGGATCTTCGGGTACAAGCGCGTTACGGGGTCGTTTAGCGCAAAGAAGTTCTGCGATCGGAGGAGGTACGTGTATCTAATACCCGTGTTTGCGCTTGATCCCTCTTCGCATCGCGATAGAGAGAGCGTTTTGGCTAGTTTGGGGTCTGGGAATGAGCTCGTTAAGTGCTTGCAATGTTCCGAGAGAGGCCGTAAGGTCGTAGGTATAATGGGTAGGCGTAATTTAGAATTTAAACCCGCGAGTTCCGATTCAGGCATTTCGTCGAACAGTGGGGATGCCGTGCATGAATCTAACGTCAAAGAGGAAAACACGGTTTATTTGGAAAATGACGGCAATGATAAGTTGAAGTCTGAATCTACGGAGGAACCTAAGGTTGTAGATGACAACAGACCTTCTGAAATTGCGGTTGAAACTGTAATTGCTGCCCAAAACGAGCTTACTGATGAGAAAGTAAATGGAGAGGAGGAGGTTGCAAAGGGAAGTGGGTTTTGTTATGGTgagaaggagagggagaggTTTAATAGGATCTTGAAGCTCTATGTGGGGACTCATAACTTCCATAACTTCACCACTAGAACAAAAGCCGAGGACCCTGCTGCTCAGCGCTTCATTATTTCGTTTGAAGCAAACACCACAGTTACGGTTGAGGGTATCGAGTTTGTCAAGTGTGAGGTTGTGGGGCAGAGCTTCATGCTTCATCAGATTCGGAAAATGATTGGGGTTGCTGTGGCTATCATGAGGAATTGTGCTCCAGAGGCATTGATAGAAAAAGCTTTGCAAAA CTCCTGA